Genomic DNA from Roseburia intestinalis L1-82:
TCCCGGAGGATATGGAGACACTCATTACTGCGAGAAGGCGGCTTGTGTTTGACGAATTTTTCCTTTTTATTCTAAGCATGCAGTATCAGAAGGAAAAGCACGTTAAAGAAAAAAACGAGTTTGTTTTTGCGGAAGATGATTTTACAGATGAACTGATAGAGCGGCTGCCTTATGAACTTACCAACGCACAGAAAAAGGCACTTGCGGATGTAAAACGCGATATGCGTTCCGAGACGGTCATGCAGCGTCTGATCCAGGGTGATGTAGGTTCCGGTAAAACGATCGTTGCGTTTCTTGCGATGGCAGATACCGCCCACAATGGCTACCAGTCTGCAATCATGGCACCGACGGAGGTGCTTGCAAGACAGCATTATGAGTCCTATCAGAGCATGTGTGAACAGTTTGGACTCCATATTCCGATCGTGCTTCTGACAGGTTCCATGACGGCAAAACAGAAACGCCGTGCATATGAGGCACTAGAGGTTTATTCGAATGCTATGATCATTGGGACACATGCGCTGATTCAGGAGAAAGCAATCTATCAGAATCTTGCGCTCGTGATCACCGATGAACAGCATCGTTTTGGAGTGCGTCAGCGGGAGACTTTTGCCGGAAAAGGAACAGAGCCTCATGTGCTTGTCATGAGTGCAACACCGATCCCGCGTACTTTGGCAATTATTATTTACGGTGATCTGGATATTTCTGTGATTGATGAAGTCCCGGCAAAACGGCTTCCAATCAAAAACTGTGTGGTTGACCAGAGATACCGCCCCAAGGCATATGCTTTTATCGAACATGAAATACGGGAGGGACATCAGGCATATGTGATCTGTCCGTTAGTGGAAGAGAGTGAAAATATGGAAGCAGAAAATGTCACCGATTATGCAAAACGTCTGCGGGAAGAACTGCCGGAAGACATTGTGATCGGCGTTTTACATGGGCAGATGAAAGCAGAGCAGAAAAATAAGATCATGGATCAGTTTGTAAAAAATGAGATCCAGGTACTTGTTTCCACAACGGTTGTCGAGGTCGGGGTCAATGTGCCGAATGCGACGGTCATGATGATCGAGAATGCAGAACGGTTCGGGCTTGCACAGCTTCACCAGCTAAGAGGACGTGTCGGAAGAGGAGATGTCCAGTCGTATTGTATTATGGTCAATGCCTCAGACAGCAAAAATTCCATGAAGCGGCTTGATATTTTAAATAAATCCAACGATGGATTTAAGATTGCAAGCGAAGATTTAAAACTCCGCGGACCGGGAGATTTCTTTGGCATCCGCCAGTCCGGTGAGATGCAGTTTTTACTGGCGGATATCTATCAGGATGCGTCTGTATTACAGCAGGCATCTGAGGAGGTGCAGGATCTGCTTGCGACAGACCCGGAACTATGCGAGGAAGAAAATATAAACCTGCAGCACTATCTGGAAATTTTCTTTGAAGATCAGAAGAGCAGGCTCAATCTTTAAAAATTGATTTTATGATAGATTTCATTTACATACTGCCTGTAAATTGGAAATAATAATACGGTTACAAAAACGGGAGCTTTCCTATGGAAAGCTCCCGTTTTTGTGTGCCCAAAGGCATAGATCCTTGCGGATCATAGATCTTAGTGGCTCGAAGAACCGTCATTTACAGCAAAAATTATTTGTGGCAAAATTATTTGCCTGACATCTGTCTCTCCTGCGCCTCGATCATTTTCTTAACCATATAACCGCCGACAGAACCGTTCTGTCTGGAAGTAAGGTCACCGTTGTAACCGTCCTTTAAAGGTACGCCGATCTCGCTTGCTACCTCATATTTGAAACGGTCTAATGCACTTTTTGCTTCAGGAACTGCTGCTCTGTTAGATGAACGACTTGCCATAATAGTTTCCTCCTTTAGTGTGTGATACATCTTTTGTTTTATAAGGTATCATTTGTATGATTTGAACAAACGCCGCGTTAATCATAGGTTCCGCGGCGTTTGTACTTTGCTGCGGTGCTTTTGATCACGTTTTGTTTTGTTCAGTGATAGTATGTGAAATATTACAGCAGCTAAACATGCATTTTTTGTCAAAAAAGCAAGTAATATCCGCAACAAGTGATACATAAACTTTAAATTTTCGGTACAGAATGAAAAGGCTGTTTGCGACAAAATATTTTATTGAATTATAATAAAATTTGTAAGCGCTTACAAAAAATATTTACAAACTGGATTATATAAGCTATGATAAGAGTAAAGTGATTTGTGTGAACCGGCTCATAATACAAGGGGACAAAACACACGGGAGAAGGAGAAAACAGTATGGATAAGATTGAAAAATACATCGATGAACTTTTAGAAAAGAGTACGCCGGATCGTCCAATCTGGAACATTGAAAAGATTTTACAGGGGAAAAAATCAACCTGGAATTACATCGATGGATGTATGATCAAGGCAATTTTAGAGATGTATGCCATCACAAAAGATGAAAAATATTTTTCATTTGCGGATCATTTTATTGACTGCAAGGTCATGGAGGATGGTTCGATCAAAGGATATTCGGTGGAAGAATTAAATATTGACAATGTAAACGCAGGTAAGACGTTGTTTGAACTTTATGACCTGACAGGAAAAGAGAAATACCGCAAGGCAATCGATCTTGTTTACAGTCAGATCCAGAAAATGCCTCGTACAAAAGAAGGAAATTTCTGGCATAAAAATATTTATCCGAATCAGGTCTGGTTAGACGGCCTTTATATGTGCCAGCCGTTTTACATGGAATATGAGACGCGTTTTCATGACAAAAAAAATTATGACGATATTTTTTCACAGTTTTTTAATGTGGTAAAGAATATGCGCGATCCAAAGACAGGACTTTATTATCACGCATATGATTCCTCAAGAGAAATGTTCTGGTGTGACAAGGTAACCGGTCTCAGCCAGAATTTCTGGCTCCGCGCATCAGGATGGTATTCCATGGCTCTGCTCGACACGTTGGACAAAGCGGATGCATCTGTCGGGGAACCATATGAGAAAATGAAACAGATTTTTGTGGAGCTGATGGACTCTATGTTAAAATATCAGGATGAGAGCGGTATGTGGTATCAGGTTGTAAATGTCGGCGGCATGGATCGCAATTATCTTGAGACAAGCGGAAGCTCGATCATGGCATATGCACTGTTAAAAGGTGTGCGCCTTGGATTCCTTCCGGAAAGTTATCGTACCTATGGCGAGAAGGCATTTCACGGTATTTGTGAGAAGTACTTATCGGAAGATGAGAATGGTGAACTTCATTTAGACGGAATCTGTCTGGTTGCAGGACTAGGCGGTGCGAACAGACGTTCCGGAACTTTTGATTATTATATGTCCGAACCGGTCGTTAAGGATGACGCAAAGGGCGTTGGTCCGTTTTTACTTGCTTATACAGAGATGAAACGATTGGAAATGTAAAATAAATCAGAACATTTGCCGGCAAAGGAAAAAGGAGCAGATATGAGCAGTAGTAAACAAACAAAATTTAGTGGAACAAAGGCAGCAGGCGTAAGTATTCTTGCACTTTGTCTTCTGGCATTTTCGCAGCTTTTGGCACTTCTGATCGGAAATATGCTGGTGGCAGGCGGAATGTCAGCGGTGACAGGAAATATTTTCACTGGAATTTTATATGTGGGTCTGGTACTTGGAGGAGTCTTTCTGATCTGTAAAAAAATGTTAAAAATACCAATGGCAGATTTTAAGATCGGGAAACCGGATCTGTATCCGTTTTGGATCATCGCCGCTTTTGCAATGCCACTGTTGGTGATTCTGATATACCAGTTATTTGCAGGAACGTGGCAGCAATCAACCTTAGAAGCAGAAACATTAAAACAGCTTGTTGCCGGAAGTGTTGCATATTTAGGATTGGCAACCGGAATCGTGGAAGAAACGGTATTCCGCGGAATTATTATGAGTTCGGTGGAATATGCATGGAACCGGAAAATTGCAGTGATAGCTCCATCTGTCCTGTTTGGCTGTCTGCATATTGAAGAAGGAATGAGTATTCCCGGAATGATCCAGGTAGTGATAGCAGGAAGTCTCGTTGGAATCCTGTTTTCTCTGGTGACCTGCTATACCGGAACGATCTGGTATTCTGCACTCATGCATGGAATCTGGAATTGTCTGATGATCGGAGGACTGATTCATATCGGATCTGCGGCAGATAGTGCGGTCTGGTATAATTATGTTCTTGATACCGATTCTTTTCTGTTGACAGGTGGAGATTTCGGTGTGGAATCTTCTGTTATTTCCATAGCAGCGTACCTGATTTTTGCAGTGATCGCATTTTTGTTACTGCAGAAAAGGAAAGAAGCGTAAATTACTCAATCATTGTAAGCGAAAAAAACGCAGTCGTGAATCGTATAAAAATTCACGGCTGCGTTTTTTTCATGATAATGGTTTGGTTCGCGAAGCGTGTATTCTATTGCTTACGATGATAGTGTTTTGCACGCAGGTCATGGCGTATTGGATTATTGATTTATTCCACCAGTGTCAGACCGGAGATATCCGGGTGTACCGTCAGTGAGAAGTTGGTGTAATATACCACAAAACCCGGAGCACTTCCGTTTGGCTTTTTCACATTTTTCTTCTGGAGATAATCGATCTCGATCTTGTCACTGTCTCTGCCGCTGGAATAATAACCGGCAAGTTTTCCTGCCTCCTCAAACATACGGTCCGGCAGATCTGTCTCGTTATTTGTTTTCACAACGACGTGGGAGCCCGGCATTCCTTTGGCATGGAACCACCAGTCGTTTCCGGTTGCAAATTTAAATGTCAGTTCTTCATTCTGATAATTATTTTTTCCGACATACATATGATAGCCGTCTGAGGAAATATAATGGAACGGTTTACTTTTGATCTTTGCTTTTTTGTCAGTGCGTTTCCGCTTAATGTAGCCATATTCCACCAGTTCTTCCTTGATCTGTACCAGATCGTCCTCGGTCAGGGCGATATCAAGAGATGTGGCAATGCTCTCTAAGTGGTCGATCTCAGATTTCGTTTCTTCAATCAGGTCGGTCAGTGCCTCGTAAGTACGTTTTAATTTTCCGTATTTATCGAAATATTTCTGTGCATTTGCTTTGGCGTCTAAGGTCGGGTCAAGAGGAATCTTTACGTTTTCGTTCGTATAGTAATTAAGCGCTTCCAGTTGTTTTGCACCTTCCTCTAAATCGTAACCGTAGGTGTGGATCAGTTCACCGTATACTTTGTATTTATCCCTTTTTTCTGTATCTTTTAACTGTTTCTGCTGGAGCTGGTATTTTTTACGGTTACGCTCTAACGCAGTGGACACAATTTTTCTTAAGTCGACAGATTTCTGGCGGATGCGCGTGTAAATATTTTTGGAAGCATAGTATTCCTCCAGAACTTTGGATATCGAATCGTATTCCGTCATGGTATAAGCATTCGTGTCAGCATGATCCGTGTTCTGCATAATTTTTTGATCCAGAGCAGTGTGCACATATTCGGACAGACGAAAACAGGAAAAATCGATCGGTTCCCTGCCGCGTGTGATGATATTTGGGCAGTAATTGTGATTTTTTACATCTTCCATCATCCATGAAAAGTTATGGAACAGGTGTTTCTTGCCGTCTGCATCGAGCGAATCTACCGGCATATCTCCGTCGATCGAAGCACGGTAACAGATCTCGTTTGCAATCACAGGGCTGATCCCGGTAAAAGAGCCATAAATTGCCTTTGTGATGGAAACAGGTTTTTTCATGACAGATTCCATGAAAACTTCTTCTGTAACTTCAAGCGGATTTAATTTGTCCTCCTGCGTGGCTGGAATGCAGTAAGCCCGTCCCGGAAGGACCTCACGCACGGAACTCATCATGGAGGATACATGCTTGATGCTGTCAATGATCGTGCCGTCGGAGCTGCAGAAAATAATGTTACTGTGTTTTCCCATCAGTTCCACGATCAGTGTTTTCTGGCACAGATCACCCATTTCATCGAGGTGCTCGATATCAAAACGAATGATACGTTCCATGTGAGGCTGGTAAATTTTTATGATCCGCCCGTTTGCAATGTGCTTGCGTAACAGCATACAAAAATTTGGTGCTGTCAGCGGACTTGGTTTGTTTGTTTCTGTCAGATACAGAAAAGGCAGCGAAGCACTCGCTGACATGGCAAGACGGAACTGCCCGTTACTTCCTTTTAAGGTAAAAAGAAGCTCGTCGTTTTCCGGTTGGGCAATTTTGCTGATCTTTGCATTTAAAATTGTTTGATTCAGTTCATATACAAGATTGGATATTACTAATCCATCAAAAGCCATTTTTAGATCTCCTTTCGGAATGTGTTTCCACGGATTTCCCGCAGAATGATATTATAACGGATTTTTAGCATAAAAACAACGCTGTTGGAATGTTTATTTGTTGACACATTATGATGAAACATATATAAGTATTGCATAAATTCATTTAAATACAATAACTTGTCAAAAAAGTCAGAAAACAGATGAAATAATCAAAAATAACGATGATTTTGATAATTTACATGTCTGGATAGTAATTATTTTCATTGGCAGATATTGTATTGGAAGATGAGGTGTAGTGCGTGAAATTGGGAGAATGAGAAATGGAGGATTTGCGTATGGTAAAACAGAAAAAAAGTATTGTGTTAATGGCAAGAGTGCTGGTGTTAGCATTGCTGATCGGTGTATTTGCATCTGTTCCGTCAGAGCAGACATTTGCAGCCGCAAATAAGGCTCTTCGTTCAAAAGTTGTATTCAATGGAGATAAAGAATCTGATGCAGCGTGGATGAATAACAATTATGTTATGCAGGCAGGTTACAAAAAAGCTTCAAAAATAAAGAAAAATATGAAAATGTCTGCAAAAGTGTATGTTCCGGCAGCAGCCTTAAAAATGAATGGAGATACCGTACATGTGGATGCGTGGATAGGTCTGGAAAATAGTAAAAACGGTAATTATGTTGGGGATATCCGTACAAAATATACGGTAATGCTGATCAAAGATGGCAAAAAAATGCGTGTCGCACTGTGGGATCCGGCGAAGGAAAAAGAGTGTAAACCTGGGAAAACAGCCAGCTATAAAAAATCCGGAAAATATTATGTGATCACGATCAATGATATGCCGCTGGAAAATGTTGTTTATAAGGATGAACAGACATCGAAAATTAACACAAAAACGAAATATAACCTAGGGCAGGGGATCGGTGTCATAGGCACCTGCTCAAGGACCAGCGGATATGTATATGTGGATGATTTAAAGATTTCAAGAGTGACTACGCAGAAGATTACATTTAATAAAAAAGACTATAAATGGTACAGTGGATGGCATTTGGATAAAAATTATTCTTTAAGGGTTATAACTATTAAATAATAACCTGTCTGTAAAGAAATAAAAGTATGGCAAAAATGGGAGCTCGAATCGAACTTCCATTTTATATTAAAAATAAATTACAAATATAAAAATAAAATTAAATAAATGAAAAGGTCTTTTTTTATAAAAAAAATTTGCTATACTAAATTCGTATATGAAAGATTAAGACATCAATACAATCTTGGTATTCTATATGTCGGTTTTATAGGTAAAGACGGCATATCTGAAACAATCTTTTTTATTCATTACAGATACTTTTAAGAATATTCCATGGTAATGAAAGTGAAAACTGTGCTTTTATCTGCACTATACAAGAACTGTACCTTGCTACGAAAATAAAACTTGTAGCTAATATCTGAACCTTGACAACAAATGTTTTCAACAATTATGAAAGCATCACTAAAAAGCAGTCACAATATTGGCTGCCGACAGTGAAATATGGATGATACAAAGATTGACTAACCTTGGGCTTCTACATGATAACCATGTTTCTCTAATTCCCGTATATAGCGGGAAAGCTGCTTTTGCTCACAGTTTTTGCGTCGAGCCTCAAAACAGGATTCGTCAAAAAGAGTTCCCTGTTTTAGCATGGTGTAAATGATGACAAGTAGTTTCCTGGCAAGTGCAACAATTGCTTTTTTCGCACCTTTTTTCTGTTTGATTCTCCAATACCAAGCAGAAAGATAGGTATTCCGTTTTCCGGCAATTACCCAGGCAATTTCACAAAGCATACTTTTTATGTATGGATTGCCTTTTGTGACAGAGGTGCTCTTTCGCTTCCCGGCACTTTCATTATTCCCGGGACACAAGCCAGCCCATGAACAGATGTGCTCTGCGGTTTTAAATGGTTTCATATCAACACCGATTTCAGCAATAATTGCACAGGAAGCGGTGGTACTTATCCCGTAAATACTATTCAGCTGTTGCACCTGAAGAATAAACGGTTCTATATCCTGTTCGAGATCTTTTTCGATTTCATTCAGATGCTCTTTTAGGGAGTCATAATGGTTCATGAGGATTTTGAGGAATTTTTTCTGGTGTTCTGAGAGGGTTCCATTTACAGACATGAGGATTTCATCTATATGGTTTCTTGTCTTTGTTTTTAAGCAGGAGTCCAAAGCAGTCCGGTCAATTTGCCCGTGCTCGATCAAGTGCAGGATGATGTTCTTGCCGGAAGCACCAAAAATGTCAGAAATGAAAGAGGACAGGCGAAAGCCGGAGCTTTGCAAAAATTTCTCAATCCTGTTTTTCTGGGATGTAATATCACGGATGATACTCTTGCGGTAGCGGTTTAGATCACGGAATTCCCGGATTCTTTTTTCAGGAATAAAGCTGCCGTTCAGAAGTCCGGCGCGGAGCAGGGTGGAAATCCACTCGGAATCCCGCATGTCTGTTTTTTTGCCGGGAACGTTCTTCATATGGCGTGCATTTACAACCAGTAAAGTAATATCACCAGAGAATGCGTCCTCTAGTATCTCATAAATAGGCATCCAGTAAATGCCCGTGCTTTCCATAGCGACATGATGGCAGTTTCGGGAAACGATCCAATCCCGTAAGGCAATCATGTCTGGGATCAGGGTAGAGAATTCCCGAATTTCAGAATGTGTTGGCTTGCCCAAAGGGCCAGTCAGGATACAGGCAACGATTTTTTCTTTGTGGACATCCAGCCCACAGGAAATTTCCAGAAGGTCTTTCATGCGGAGCAACTCCTTTACAATAGAATTGGCAGGAGATTTGCCCGAGATAATGCGGACTTTGCTACTCGTGCTATCCATAAAAGGTGCGACAATATGCTGTGCTCAAGGGCAAAACATTTACGTTGACAAACGGGGTGCATATCCTCCAAGGTGCAATCAAACTTAATCCTACCTAAGACTATTATAAAGCAGAATAAGCAACAAAAAAATAGTGGAGCCAGACACCTCATTTTCATTACAGGCTGTGATAAGCTTTCATGATTCGTTGACAAATAAATAGGAAGATATTCGATCAGAGAAAGTTGCTTTTCCATTACATGACGTTTATAATAAAGAAAAGGAAAACAGATATAGTATACTGATCAAGGCAGCCGAAAGGACGGCTTTACCACTTAGATCTGCTCCGAGATTCGGAGAAAGGGGTGGTAGC
This window encodes:
- the recG gene encoding ATP-dependent DNA helicase RecG, yielding MDRNSPLREIKGVGAKTEELFHKIGVYTVGDILLHYPRTYIQYPQAKHVDEVLDGEQAAVLGRITRTPVVRKVRTMQITVTTISEMGASLELVWYRMPYMKNNLKVGSTYIFYGKVNKKNGRLVMEQAAMFTEEQYASMEQVFLPVYTLTNGLSNNLVTKTVRAALGDEHLFMDYLPHAIREKYGLCEYNYAIRQIHFPEDMETLITARRRLVFDEFFLFILSMQYQKEKHVKEKNEFVFAEDDFTDELIERLPYELTNAQKKALADVKRDMRSETVMQRLIQGDVGSGKTIVAFLAMADTAHNGYQSAIMAPTEVLARQHYESYQSMCEQFGLHIPIVLLTGSMTAKQKRRAYEALEVYSNAMIIGTHALIQEKAIYQNLALVITDEQHRFGVRQRETFAGKGTEPHVLVMSATPIPRTLAIIIYGDLDISVIDEVPAKRLPIKNCVVDQRYRPKAYAFIEHEIREGHQAYVICPLVEESENMEAENVTDYAKRLREELPEDIVIGVLHGQMKAEQKNKIMDQFVKNEIQVLVSTTVVEVGVNVPNATVMMIENAERFGLAQLHQLRGRVGRGDVQSYCIMVNASDSKNSMKRLDILNKSNDGFKIASEDLKLRGPGDFFGIRQSGEMQFLLADIYQDASVLQQASEEVQDLLATDPELCEEENINLQHYLEIFFEDQKSRLNL
- a CDS encoding alpha/beta-type small acid-soluble spore protein, whose protein sequence is MASRSSNRAAVPEAKSALDRFKYEVASEIGVPLKDGYNGDLTSRQNGSVGGYMVKKMIEAQERQMSGK
- a CDS encoding glycoside hydrolase family 88/105 protein; the protein is MDKIEKYIDELLEKSTPDRPIWNIEKILQGKKSTWNYIDGCMIKAILEMYAITKDEKYFSFADHFIDCKVMEDGSIKGYSVEELNIDNVNAGKTLFELYDLTGKEKYRKAIDLVYSQIQKMPRTKEGNFWHKNIYPNQVWLDGLYMCQPFYMEYETRFHDKKNYDDIFSQFFNVVKNMRDPKTGLYYHAYDSSREMFWCDKVTGLSQNFWLRASGWYSMALLDTLDKADASVGEPYEKMKQIFVELMDSMLKYQDESGMWYQVVNVGGMDRNYLETSGSSIMAYALLKGVRLGFLPESYRTYGEKAFHGICEKYLSEDENGELHLDGICLVAGLGGANRRSGTFDYYMSEPVVKDDAKGVGPFLLAYTEMKRLEM
- a CDS encoding CPBP family intramembrane glutamic endopeptidase, with translation MSSSKQTKFSGTKAAGVSILALCLLAFSQLLALLIGNMLVAGGMSAVTGNIFTGILYVGLVLGGVFLICKKMLKIPMADFKIGKPDLYPFWIIAAFAMPLLVILIYQLFAGTWQQSTLEAETLKQLVAGSVAYLGLATGIVEETVFRGIIMSSVEYAWNRKIAVIAPSVLFGCLHIEEGMSIPGMIQVVIAGSLVGILFSLVTCYTGTIWYSALMHGIWNCLMIGGLIHIGSAADSAVWYNYVLDTDSFLLTGGDFGVESSVISIAAYLIFAVIAFLLLQKRKEA
- a CDS encoding Rqc2 family fibronectin-binding protein, with the translated sequence MAFDGLVISNLVYELNQTILNAKISKIAQPENDELLFTLKGSNGQFRLAMSASASLPFLYLTETNKPSPLTAPNFCMLLRKHIANGRIIKIYQPHMERIIRFDIEHLDEMGDLCQKTLIVELMGKHSNIIFCSSDGTIIDSIKHVSSMMSSVREVLPGRAYCIPATQEDKLNPLEVTEEVFMESVMKKPVSITKAIYGSFTGISPVIANEICYRASIDGDMPVDSLDADGKKHLFHNFSWMMEDVKNHNYCPNIITRGREPIDFSCFRLSEYVHTALDQKIMQNTDHADTNAYTMTEYDSISKVLEEYYASKNIYTRIRQKSVDLRKIVSTALERNRKKYQLQQKQLKDTEKRDKYKVYGELIHTYGYDLEEGAKQLEALNYYTNENVKIPLDPTLDAKANAQKYFDKYGKLKRTYEALTDLIEETKSEIDHLESIATSLDIALTEDDLVQIKEELVEYGYIKRKRTDKKAKIKSKPFHYISSDGYHMYVGKNNYQNEELTFKFATGNDWWFHAKGMPGSHVVVKTNNETDLPDRMFEEAGKLAGYYSSGRDSDKIEIDYLQKKNVKKPNGSAPGFVVYYTNFSLTVHPDISGLTLVE
- a CDS encoding P-loop NTPase family protein translates to MVKQKKSIVLMARVLVLALLIGVFASVPSEQTFAAANKALRSKVVFNGDKESDAAWMNNNYVMQAGYKKASKIKKNMKMSAKVYVPAAALKMNGDTVHVDAWIGLENSKNGNYVGDIRTKYTVMLIKDGKKMRVALWDPAKEKECKPGKTASYKKSGKYYVITINDMPLENVVYKDEQTSKINTKTKYNLGQGIGVIGTCSRTSGYVYVDDLKISRVTTQKITFNKKDYKWYSGWHLDKNYSLRVITIK
- a CDS encoding IS110 family RNA-guided transposase — protein: MKDLLEISCGLDVHKEKIVACILTGPLGKPTHSEIREFSTLIPDMIALRDWIVSRNCHHVAMESTGIYWMPIYEILEDAFSGDITLLVVNARHMKNVPGKKTDMRDSEWISTLLRAGLLNGSFIPEKRIREFRDLNRYRKSIIRDITSQKNRIEKFLQSSGFRLSSFISDIFGASGKNIILHLIEHGQIDRTALDSCLKTKTRNHIDEILMSVNGTLSEHQKKFLKILMNHYDSLKEHLNEIEKDLEQDIEPFILQVQQLNSIYGISTTASCAIIAEIGVDMKPFKTAEHICSWAGLCPGNNESAGKRKSTSVTKGNPYIKSMLCEIAWVIAGKRNTYLSAWYWRIKQKKGAKKAIVALARKLLVIIYTMLKQGTLFDESCFEARRKNCEQKQLSRYIRELEKHGYHVEAQG